A single region of the Xenopus laevis strain J_2021 chromosome 4L, Xenopus_laevis_v10.1, whole genome shotgun sequence genome encodes:
- the adgrl2.L gene encoding adhesion G protein-coupled receptor L2 isoform X12, giving the protein MVTPGSRMQTYWLFLVIIILQFTEAFSRAALPFGLVRRELACEGYPIDLRCPGSDVIMVESANYGRTDDKICDADPFQMENTDCHLPDAYKIMSQRCNNRTQCVVVTGSDVFPDPCPGTYKYLEVQYECVPYIFVCPGAMQAVVDSPYIFEAEQKAGAWCKDPLQAADKIYFMPWTPYRTDTLIEYASLQDFQNGRQTTTYKLPNRVDGTGFVVYDGAVFFNKERTRNIVKFDLRTRIKSGEAIINYANYHDTSPYRWGGKTDIDLAVDENGLWVIYATEQNNGMIVISQLNPYTLRFEGTWETTYDKRAASNAFMICGVLYVVRSVYQDNESETGKNAIDYIFNTKLKRGESVDIPFPNQYQYIAAVDYNPRDNQLYVWNNNFILRYSLEFNLQDLAQVPTTAVAETPSVELLETTTSTTTTTTITTTTSQKVLVSTTLATGTKEGSRGPRPPPVVSTTKNPPLTSVYPLPEKYCEAKEARGIIWPQTHRGTIVERPCPKGTRGISSYLCLISTGTWSLRGPDLSNCTSHWVNQLAQKIRSGENAASLANELAKHTKGPIFAGDVSSSVRLMEQLVDILDAQLQELKPNEKDSVGRSYNKAIVDTVDNLLRSDALQSWRDMNSSEQAHAATMLLDTLEEGAFVLADNLAEPTRVSMPTENIILEVAVLSTEGQVQELKFPQGSKGGNLIQLSANTVKQNSRNGLAKLVFILYKSLGQFLSTENATIKLGADLAGRNTTIAVNSHVIAASINKESSRVYLTDPVFFTLEHTDPNNYFNANCSFWNYSERTMMGYWSTQGCRLVETNKTHTTCACSHLTNFAILMAHREIVYNNNVQELLLTVITWVGIVISLVCLAICIFTFCFFRGLQSDRNTIHKNLCINLFVAEFLFLIGIDKTDYEIACPIFAGLLHFFFLAAFAWMCLEGVQLYLMLVEVFESEYSRKKYYYVAGYLFPATVVGVSAAIDYKSYGTEKACWLRIDNNFIWSFIGPVTFIILLNLVFLVITLCKMVKHSSTLKPDSSRLENIKSWVLGAFALLCLLGLTWSFGLLFVNEETVVMTYLFTVFNAFQGMFIFIFHCALQKKVRKEYSKCFRHSYCCGGLPTESPHSAVKASTARTSARYSSGTQSRIRRMWNDTVRKQSESSFISGDINSTSTLNQGMTGNYLLTNPLLRPHGTNNPYNTLLAETVVCNTPSAPVFNSSATYRETRHSLSNARDSSAMDTLPLNGNFNNSYSLRNGDYSDGVQVVDCGLSLNDTAFEKMIISELVHNNLRSSSKIHNLERTLPVKTVIGGSSSEDDAIVADASSLMHGDNPGLELHHKELEAPLIPQRTHSLLYHPQKKVKTEGTDSYVSQLTAEAEDNLQSPNRDSLYTSMPNLRDSPYPESSPDIEEDLSPSRKSENEDLYYKSMPNLGAGHHLQMYYQISRGNSDGYIIPINKEGCIPEGDVREGQMQLVTSL; this is encoded by the exons TCTTTGTGTGTCCGGGGGCAATGCAAGCAGTTGTGGATTCTCCATATATATTTGAAGCAGAACAAAAAGCAGGTGCTTGGTGTAAAGACCCACTGCAAGCAGCagataaaatttattttatgccatggACTCCTTACCGTACGGATACATTAATAGAGTATGCTTCTTTACAAGACTTTCAAAATGGCAGACAGACTACAACATATAAACTTCCCAATCGAGTGGATGGCACTGGATTTGTTGTGTATGATGGAGCAGTGTTTTTCAACAAAGAAAGAACAAGGAATATTGTAAAATTTGACTTGAGGACTAGAATCAAGAGTGGAGAAGCTATTATTAATTATGCTAATTACCATGACACCTCTCCATATCGATGGGGTGGGAAGACTGATATTGATCTAGCTGTTGATGAAAATGGATTATGGGTGATATATGCTACTGAACAAAACAATGGTATGATAGTCATCAGTCAATTAAACCCATATACACTCAGATTTGAAGGAACCTGGGAAACCACATATGACAAGCGGGCAGCATCTAATGCTTTTATGATATGTGGAGTTCTGTATGTTGTTCGATCTGTATATCAAGATAATGAAAGTGAAACCGGAAAGAATGCAATAGACTACATTTTCAACACCAAACTTAAACGTGGGGAATCTGTTGATATTCCTTTCCCAAACCAATACCAGTACATTGCTGCAGTGGATTACAACCCAAGAGATAACCAATTATATGTCTGGAATAATAACTTCATCCTGAGATATTCCTTAGAGTTCAACCTTCAGGATCTAGCCCAAG TGCCTACAACAGCAGTGGCAGAAACACCTTCGGTAGAATTGCTTGAAACCACTAcatccaccaccaccaccaccaccatcacaACAACAACATCTCAAAAAGTGCTTGTTAGCACAACATTGGCTACTGGTACAAAGGAAGGAAGCAGAGGGCCCAGACCTCCACCAGTAGTTTCAACCACAAAGAACCCTCCACTTACTAGTGTATACCCTCTGCCAGAAAAGTACTGTGAAGCAAAGGAGGCCAGAGGAATTATCTGGCCGCAGACACATAGAGGGACAATAGTAGAACGCCCATGCCCCAAAGGAACTCGGG GTATATCTTCCTACCTCTGCTTGATCTCCACTGGAACTTGGAGCCTTAGAGGCCCAGACCTCAGCAATTGTACCTCCCACTGGGTAAACCAGTTGGCTCAAAAG ATAAGAAGTGGGGAAAATGCTGCTAGCCTTGCCAATGAATTGGCAAAACATACAAAAGGCCCAATATTTGCTGGTGATGTAAGCTCTTCGGTGAGGCTAATGGAACAACTGGTTGACATTCTTGACGCTCAGTTGCAAGAATTGAAGCCTAATGAAAAGGACTCAGTTGGGCGCAGTTATAACAAG gCTATCGTTGACACAGTAGACAATCTGCTAAGATCTGACGCTCTGCAGTCTTGGAGGGACATGAATTCTTCTGAACAAGCTCATGCTGCAACAATGTTACTTGATACTTTAGAAGAGGGGGCTTTTGTTTTGGCTGACAATCTTGCAGAGCCAACACGTGTCTCCATGCCCACTGAAAATATTA TTCTAGAGGTTGCTGTGCTCAGTACAGAGGGCCAGGTGCAAGAGTTGAAATTTCCTCAGGGCAGTAAAGGAGGGAATTTGATCCAGCTTTCTGCAAACACCGTCAAACAGAACAGCAGGAATG GTCTCGCAAAGTTGGTGTTCATTCTTTACAAAAGTCTGGGCCAGTTTCTAAGCACTGAAAATGCAACTATAAAACTAGGAGCAGATTTGGCTGGTCGGAACACGACAATTGCAGTAAACTCCCATGTTATTGCAGCTTCAATAAACAAAGAGTCCAGCCGCGTGTATCTAACGGATCCAGTGTTTTTTACCCTGGAACACACTGAT CCAAACAATTATTTTAACGCCAACTGTTCTTTCTGGAATTACTCAGAGAGGACTATGATGGGATATTGGTCCACTCAGGGTTGCAGACTGGTTGAAACAAACAAAACTCACACAACGTGTGCCTGTAGCCACCTGACAAATTTTGCTATACTGATGGCCCACAGAGAAATTGTG TACAATAATAATGTTCAGGAACTGCTTCTCACTGTCATCACTTGGGTTGGAATCGTCATCTCTCTAGTCTGCCTGGCTATCTGCATCTTTACGTTCTGCTTTTTCCGTGGTCTACAGAGTGATCGCAATACAATTCATAAGAATCTTTGCATCAACCTTTTTGTGGCAGAATTCCTTTTCCTAATAGGCATTGATAAAACAGACTATGAG ATTGCTTGCCCAATATTTGCGGGCCTTCTTCACTTTTTCTTTCTTGCTGCATTTGCCTGGATGTGCCTGGAAGGTGTGCAGCTTTATCTCATGCTAGTGGAAGTATTTGAGAGTGAATATTCAAGAAAGAAGTATTATTATGTGGCCGGTTACCTCTTTCCTGCAACAGTCGTTGGTGTATCGGCTGCTATAGACTACAAAAGCTATGGAACTGAAAAAGC GTGCTGGTTGAGAATAGATAACAATTTCATTTGGAGTTTCATTGGTCCAGTCACTTTCATTATTTTG CTCAACCTTGTTTTCCTTGTGATAACGTTGTGCAAAATGGTGAAGCATTCCAGCACACTGAAGCCAGATTCCAGTCGATTAGAAAACATTAA ATCTTGGGTTCTTGGAGCCTTCGCTCTTTTGTGTCTACTCGGCCTTACATGGTCTTTCGGCCTGCTGTTCGTCAATGAGGAAACTGTTGTGATGACATACCTCTTTACAGTCTTTAACGCTTTCCAgggaatgtttatttttatatttcactgtGCCCTTCAAAAGAAA GTCCGGAAAGAATATAGCAAATGTTTCAGGCACTCGTACTGCTGTGGTGGTCTTCCAACAGAGAGCCCCCATAGTGCAGTAAAGGCGTCAACTGCAAGAACTAGTGCTCGATATTCCTCTGGCACTCAG AGCCGTATAAGAAGAATGTGGAATGACACTGTAAGAAAGCAGTCAGAATCTTCCTTTATCTCAGGTGACATAAACAGTACATCTACCCTTAATCAAG GAATGACTGGCAATTACCTACTAACAAACCCTCTTCTTCGACCCCACGGCACTAACAATCCTTATAACACTTTGCTCGCTGAAACAGTTGTATGTAATACCCCTTCTGCTCCTGTGTTTAACTCATCAG CGACCTACAGAGAGACAA GACATTCACTGAGCAATGCCAGGGATTCAAGTGCCATGGATACTCTACCGCTAAATGGTAATTTTAACAACAGTTACTCTCTACGAAATGGGGACTACAGTGATGGCGTACAAGTTGTAGACTGTGGACTAAGTCTGAATGATACTGCATTTGAAAAAATGATAATTTCAGAATTAGTACACAACAACCTCCGAAGCAGCAGTAAGATCCACAACCTAGAGAGGACACTACCAGTCAAAACTGTCATTGGTGGAAGCAGTAGCGAAGATGATGCCATTGTAGCAGATGCTTCATCATTGATGCATGGCGATAACCCAGGCCTGGAGCTTCACCACAAAGAGTTAGAGGCACCTCTTATTCCACAACGGACTCACTCTCTTCTGTACCACCCACAGAAAAAAGTGAAGACCGAAGGAACAGACAGCTATGTGTCACAGTTAACAGCAGAGGCTGAAGACAATCTTCAATCCCCAAACAGAGACTCTCTATATACCAGTATGCCCAACCTAAGGGACTCTCCATATCCAGAAAGTAGCCCTGATATTGAAGAGGATCTATCTCCCTCACGAAAAAGTGAAAATGAGGACTTATACTATAAAAGCATGCCAAATCTTGGAGCAGGTCACCATCTTCAAATGTACTACCAGATAAGCAGAGGAAATAGTGATGGCTATATTATACCAATAAACAAAGAAGGCTGTATTCCAGAAGGGGATGTCAGGGAAGGACAAATGCAGTTAGTTACAAGTCTTTAA
- the adgrl2.L gene encoding adhesion G protein-coupled receptor L2 isoform X11, with the protein MVTPGSRMQTYWLFLVIIILQFTEAFSRAALPFGLVRRELACEGYPIDLRCPGSDVIMVESANYGRTDDKICDADPFQMENTDCHLPDAYKIMSQRCNNRTQCVVVTGSDVFPDPCPGTYKYLEVQYECVPYIFVCPGAMQAVVDSPYIFEAEQKAGAWCKDPLQAADKIYFMPWTPYRTDTLIEYASLQDFQNGRQTTTYKLPNRVDGTGFVVYDGAVFFNKERTRNIVKFDLRTRIKSGEAIINYANYHDTSPYRWGGKTDIDLAVDENGLWVIYATEQNNGMIVISQLNPYTLRFEGTWETTYDKRAASNAFMICGVLYVVRSVYQDNESETGKNAIDYIFNTKLKRGESVDIPFPNQYQYIAAVDYNPRDNQLYVWNNNFILRYSLEFNLQDLAQVPTTAVAETPSVELLETTTSTTTTTTITTTTSQKVLVSTTLATGTKEGSRGPRPPPVVSTTKNPPLTSVYPLPEKYCEAKEARGIIWPQTHRGTIVERPCPKGTRGISSYLCLISTGTWSLRGPDLSNCTSHWVNQLAQKIRSGENAASLANELAKHTKGPIFAGDVSSSVRLMEQLVDILDAQLQELKPNEKDSVGRSYNKLQKREKTCRAYLKAIVDTVDNLLRSDALQSWRDMNSSEQAHAATMLLDTLEEGAFVLADNLAEPTRVSMPTENIILEVAVLSTEGQVQELKFPQGSKGGNLIQLSANTVKQNSRNGLAKLVFILYKSLGQFLSTENATIKLGADLAGRNTTIAVNSHVIAASINKESSRVYLTDPVFFTLEHTDPNNYFNANCSFWNYSERTMMGYWSTQGCRLVETNKTHTTCACSHLTNFAILMAHREIVYNNNVQELLLTVITWVGIVISLVCLAICIFTFCFFRGLQSDRNTIHKNLCINLFVAEFLFLIGIDKTDYEIACPIFAGLLHFFFLAAFAWMCLEGVQLYLMLVEVFESEYSRKKYYYVAGYLFPATVVGVSAAIDYKSYGTEKACWLRIDNNFIWSFIGPVTFIILLNLVFLVITLCKMVKHSSTLKPDSSRLENIKSWVLGAFALLCLLGLTWSFGLLFVNEETVVMTYLFTVFNAFQGMFIFIFHCALQKKVRKEYSKCFRHSYCCGGLPTESPHSAVKASTARTSARYSSGTQSRIRRMWNDTVRKQSESSFISGDINSTSTLNQGMTGNYLLTNPLLRPHGTNNPYNTLLAETVVCNTPSAPVFNSSGHSLSNARDSSAMDTLPLNGNFNNSYSLRNGDYSDGVQVVDCGLSLNDTAFEKMIISELVHNNLRSSSKIHNLERTLPVKTVIGGSSSEDDAIVADASSLMHGDNPGLELHHKELEAPLIPQRTHSLLYHPQKKVKTEGTDSYVSQLTAEAEDNLQSPNRDSLYTSMPNLRDSPYPESSPDIEEDLSPSRKSENEDLYYKSMPNLGAGHHLQMYYQISRGNSDGYIIPINKEGCIPEGDVREGQMQLVTSL; encoded by the exons TCTTTGTGTGTCCGGGGGCAATGCAAGCAGTTGTGGATTCTCCATATATATTTGAAGCAGAACAAAAAGCAGGTGCTTGGTGTAAAGACCCACTGCAAGCAGCagataaaatttattttatgccatggACTCCTTACCGTACGGATACATTAATAGAGTATGCTTCTTTACAAGACTTTCAAAATGGCAGACAGACTACAACATATAAACTTCCCAATCGAGTGGATGGCACTGGATTTGTTGTGTATGATGGAGCAGTGTTTTTCAACAAAGAAAGAACAAGGAATATTGTAAAATTTGACTTGAGGACTAGAATCAAGAGTGGAGAAGCTATTATTAATTATGCTAATTACCATGACACCTCTCCATATCGATGGGGTGGGAAGACTGATATTGATCTAGCTGTTGATGAAAATGGATTATGGGTGATATATGCTACTGAACAAAACAATGGTATGATAGTCATCAGTCAATTAAACCCATATACACTCAGATTTGAAGGAACCTGGGAAACCACATATGACAAGCGGGCAGCATCTAATGCTTTTATGATATGTGGAGTTCTGTATGTTGTTCGATCTGTATATCAAGATAATGAAAGTGAAACCGGAAAGAATGCAATAGACTACATTTTCAACACCAAACTTAAACGTGGGGAATCTGTTGATATTCCTTTCCCAAACCAATACCAGTACATTGCTGCAGTGGATTACAACCCAAGAGATAACCAATTATATGTCTGGAATAATAACTTCATCCTGAGATATTCCTTAGAGTTCAACCTTCAGGATCTAGCCCAAG TGCCTACAACAGCAGTGGCAGAAACACCTTCGGTAGAATTGCTTGAAACCACTAcatccaccaccaccaccaccaccatcacaACAACAACATCTCAAAAAGTGCTTGTTAGCACAACATTGGCTACTGGTACAAAGGAAGGAAGCAGAGGGCCCAGACCTCCACCAGTAGTTTCAACCACAAAGAACCCTCCACTTACTAGTGTATACCCTCTGCCAGAAAAGTACTGTGAAGCAAAGGAGGCCAGAGGAATTATCTGGCCGCAGACACATAGAGGGACAATAGTAGAACGCCCATGCCCCAAAGGAACTCGGG GTATATCTTCCTACCTCTGCTTGATCTCCACTGGAACTTGGAGCCTTAGAGGCCCAGACCTCAGCAATTGTACCTCCCACTGGGTAAACCAGTTGGCTCAAAAG ATAAGAAGTGGGGAAAATGCTGCTAGCCTTGCCAATGAATTGGCAAAACATACAAAAGGCCCAATATTTGCTGGTGATGTAAGCTCTTCGGTGAGGCTAATGGAACAACTGGTTGACATTCTTGACGCTCAGTTGCAAGAATTGAAGCCTAATGAAAAGGACTCAGTTGGGCGCAGTTATAACAAG ctcCAAAAGCGAGAGAAGACATGCAGGGCTTACCTTAAG gCTATCGTTGACACAGTAGACAATCTGCTAAGATCTGACGCTCTGCAGTCTTGGAGGGACATGAATTCTTCTGAACAAGCTCATGCTGCAACAATGTTACTTGATACTTTAGAAGAGGGGGCTTTTGTTTTGGCTGACAATCTTGCAGAGCCAACACGTGTCTCCATGCCCACTGAAAATATTA TTCTAGAGGTTGCTGTGCTCAGTACAGAGGGCCAGGTGCAAGAGTTGAAATTTCCTCAGGGCAGTAAAGGAGGGAATTTGATCCAGCTTTCTGCAAACACCGTCAAACAGAACAGCAGGAATG GTCTCGCAAAGTTGGTGTTCATTCTTTACAAAAGTCTGGGCCAGTTTCTAAGCACTGAAAATGCAACTATAAAACTAGGAGCAGATTTGGCTGGTCGGAACACGACAATTGCAGTAAACTCCCATGTTATTGCAGCTTCAATAAACAAAGAGTCCAGCCGCGTGTATCTAACGGATCCAGTGTTTTTTACCCTGGAACACACTGAT CCAAACAATTATTTTAACGCCAACTGTTCTTTCTGGAATTACTCAGAGAGGACTATGATGGGATATTGGTCCACTCAGGGTTGCAGACTGGTTGAAACAAACAAAACTCACACAACGTGTGCCTGTAGCCACCTGACAAATTTTGCTATACTGATGGCCCACAGAGAAATTGTG TACAATAATAATGTTCAGGAACTGCTTCTCACTGTCATCACTTGGGTTGGAATCGTCATCTCTCTAGTCTGCCTGGCTATCTGCATCTTTACGTTCTGCTTTTTCCGTGGTCTACAGAGTGATCGCAATACAATTCATAAGAATCTTTGCATCAACCTTTTTGTGGCAGAATTCCTTTTCCTAATAGGCATTGATAAAACAGACTATGAG ATTGCTTGCCCAATATTTGCGGGCCTTCTTCACTTTTTCTTTCTTGCTGCATTTGCCTGGATGTGCCTGGAAGGTGTGCAGCTTTATCTCATGCTAGTGGAAGTATTTGAGAGTGAATATTCAAGAAAGAAGTATTATTATGTGGCCGGTTACCTCTTTCCTGCAACAGTCGTTGGTGTATCGGCTGCTATAGACTACAAAAGCTATGGAACTGAAAAAGC GTGCTGGTTGAGAATAGATAACAATTTCATTTGGAGTTTCATTGGTCCAGTCACTTTCATTATTTTG CTCAACCTTGTTTTCCTTGTGATAACGTTGTGCAAAATGGTGAAGCATTCCAGCACACTGAAGCCAGATTCCAGTCGATTAGAAAACATTAA ATCTTGGGTTCTTGGAGCCTTCGCTCTTTTGTGTCTACTCGGCCTTACATGGTCTTTCGGCCTGCTGTTCGTCAATGAGGAAACTGTTGTGATGACATACCTCTTTACAGTCTTTAACGCTTTCCAgggaatgtttatttttatatttcactgtGCCCTTCAAAAGAAA GTCCGGAAAGAATATAGCAAATGTTTCAGGCACTCGTACTGCTGTGGTGGTCTTCCAACAGAGAGCCCCCATAGTGCAGTAAAGGCGTCAACTGCAAGAACTAGTGCTCGATATTCCTCTGGCACTCAG AGCCGTATAAGAAGAATGTGGAATGACACTGTAAGAAAGCAGTCAGAATCTTCCTTTATCTCAGGTGACATAAACAGTACATCTACCCTTAATCAAG GAATGACTGGCAATTACCTACTAACAAACCCTCTTCTTCGACCCCACGGCACTAACAATCCTTATAACACTTTGCTCGCTGAAACAGTTGTATGTAATACCCCTTCTGCTCCTGTGTTTAACTCATCAG GACATTCACTGAGCAATGCCAGGGATTCAAGTGCCATGGATACTCTACCGCTAAATGGTAATTTTAACAACAGTTACTCTCTACGAAATGGGGACTACAGTGATGGCGTACAAGTTGTAGACTGTGGACTAAGTCTGAATGATACTGCATTTGAAAAAATGATAATTTCAGAATTAGTACACAACAACCTCCGAAGCAGCAGTAAGATCCACAACCTAGAGAGGACACTACCAGTCAAAACTGTCATTGGTGGAAGCAGTAGCGAAGATGATGCCATTGTAGCAGATGCTTCATCATTGATGCATGGCGATAACCCAGGCCTGGAGCTTCACCACAAAGAGTTAGAGGCACCTCTTATTCCACAACGGACTCACTCTCTTCTGTACCACCCACAGAAAAAAGTGAAGACCGAAGGAACAGACAGCTATGTGTCACAGTTAACAGCAGAGGCTGAAGACAATCTTCAATCCCCAAACAGAGACTCTCTATATACCAGTATGCCCAACCTAAGGGACTCTCCATATCCAGAAAGTAGCCCTGATATTGAAGAGGATCTATCTCCCTCACGAAAAAGTGAAAATGAGGACTTATACTATAAAAGCATGCCAAATCTTGGAGCAGGTCACCATCTTCAAATGTACTACCAGATAAGCAGAGGAAATAGTGATGGCTATATTATACCAATAAACAAAGAAGGCTGTATTCCAGAAGGGGATGTCAGGGAAGGACAAATGCAGTTAGTTACAAGTCTTTAA